The Micromonospora sp. NBC_01740 genome includes a window with the following:
- a CDS encoding phosphopantetheine-binding protein — protein MVAVPAVPTRRREWTPVLTGLRADVLDCVQVNLAALADRAYGPGAHLALGATLRFHTAEGPAGTPAVTASVDQRLAEAADLLGLRVARRWDDVPGARLRELVAEHSPLYVVADTFTMSWLPYAGNQHMEHSFLLVDAGEHCVVVDGYHNSTQWGDARPGTWRMSAADFDAAVPRATAMTVVADGTPVLDRAAVLRDNAAALRAEADRIEDYLAAVRRRAGEAEAAAQLVLDVWLLGRSRALHAAWLAGDPDAADAAREAAGRADAWLALAGQSYVAMRRVRRGGVFPAPVLDQLAGLLRDDVALAGRLADAGPVPPPRGGPAADPGRIREVLADEVRGVLGVGPEVPVDGRPLRTLSGFNSFRLVEVIERAETRLGVELDPDDLTGTALHDLDSLGAVFERARPATQGVSGR, from the coding sequence ATGGTCGCTGTGCCTGCGGTGCCGACGCGCCGCCGGGAGTGGACGCCGGTGCTGACCGGTCTCCGCGCCGACGTGCTGGACTGCGTACAGGTGAACCTGGCCGCGCTGGCCGACCGGGCCTACGGGCCCGGGGCGCACCTGGCGCTCGGGGCCACCCTGCGCTTCCACACCGCCGAGGGGCCGGCCGGGACGCCGGCGGTGACCGCGTCGGTGGACCAGCGGCTGGCCGAGGCGGCCGACCTGCTCGGCCTGCGGGTCGCCCGACGCTGGGACGACGTGCCGGGCGCGCGGCTGCGCGAGCTGGTGGCGGAGCACTCGCCGCTCTACGTGGTCGCCGACACGTTCACCATGAGCTGGCTGCCGTACGCCGGAAACCAGCACATGGAGCACAGCTTCCTGCTGGTCGACGCCGGTGAGCACTGCGTCGTGGTCGACGGCTACCACAACTCCACCCAGTGGGGTGACGCGCGACCGGGGACGTGGCGGATGTCGGCCGCCGACTTCGACGCGGCGGTGCCCCGCGCGACCGCGATGACCGTCGTCGCCGACGGCACCCCGGTGCTCGACCGGGCGGCGGTGCTGCGGGACAACGCCGCCGCGTTGCGCGCCGAGGCCGACCGGATCGAGGACTACCTGGCGGCCGTCCGGCGGCGGGCGGGCGAGGCGGAGGCGGCGGCCCAACTGGTGCTCGACGTGTGGCTGCTCGGCCGGTCCCGGGCCCTGCACGCCGCCTGGCTGGCCGGCGACCCGGACGCCGCCGACGCGGCACGGGAGGCCGCCGGTCGCGCCGACGCCTGGCTCGCGCTCGCCGGGCAGAGCTACGTGGCGATGCGCCGGGTCCGCCGGGGCGGCGTCTTCCCCGCCCCCGTCCTCGACCAGCTCGCCGGCCTGCTGCGCGACGACGTGGCGCTCGCCGGACGGCTCGCCGACGCCGGGCCGGTGCCACCGCCGAGGGGCGGGCCGGCCGCCGACCCGGGCCGGATCCGCGAGGTGCTGGCCGACGAGGTGCGTGGCGTCCTCGGTGTGGGCCCGGAGGTGCCGGTCGACGGGCGTCCGCTGCGGACGCTGTCGGGCTTCAACTCGTTCCGGCTGGTCGAGGTGATCGAGCGGGCGGAGACCCGGCTGGGGGTGGAGCTGGACCCGGACGACCTCACCGGGACGGCCCTGCACGACCTCGACTCGCTGGGCGCCGTGTTCGAGCGGGCCCGGCCGGCGACGCAGGGGGTGTCGGGCCGGTGA
- a CDS encoding TrpB-like pyridoxal phosphate-dependent enzyme, producing the protein MTETPRAWRSVLPHLGYELPADVTPEDTDGPVTATLPLELIRQSVSAREFWPIPEPVAERYRAYRPAPLWRARRFEAEIGATVPIYVKYEGGNISGSHKFNTALAQAHYYHRAGFRELVTGTGAGQWGSALAAACAAFGMACTVFMVGGSLRDKPYRGSLMRLYGAELHASPSPLTGVGRAAAEQPGQGNSLALAIGEAVEYARADPKRAFCIGSGETYSILHQSVIGLEAIDQLAAVDAPVDAVIGCVGAGSNFGGLALPFFAAWRAGELDVPADLIAVESSATPKLTRGVYAYDHTDSTGTGPMEPMYTIGSGYAIPASHSAGLRFHGAAKLISAMRHREQISALAVGQREALTAGRTFALTELVLPAPESGHALAAAARVATGRESGHPARHGVLVCVSGHGLLDLAAYDKLLAGLPEDRPADADALRAATASLRAVHEI; encoded by the coding sequence GTGACCGAGACGCCCCGGGCCTGGCGCAGCGTCCTGCCGCACCTCGGCTACGAACTGCCCGCGGACGTGACGCCGGAGGACACCGACGGCCCGGTGACCGCCACCCTGCCCCTGGAGCTGATCCGGCAGAGCGTGTCGGCCCGGGAGTTCTGGCCGATCCCGGAGCCCGTGGCCGAGCGCTACCGGGCCTACCGGCCGGCGCCGCTGTGGCGGGCCCGCCGCTTCGAGGCCGAGATCGGGGCCACCGTCCCGATCTACGTCAAGTACGAGGGCGGGAACATCTCCGGCAGCCACAAGTTCAACACCGCCCTGGCGCAGGCCCACTACTACCACCGGGCGGGCTTCCGGGAGCTGGTCACCGGCACCGGCGCCGGGCAGTGGGGCAGCGCCCTCGCCGCCGCCTGCGCCGCGTTCGGCATGGCCTGCACCGTCTTCATGGTCGGCGGGAGCCTGCGCGACAAGCCGTACCGGGGCAGCCTGATGCGGCTCTACGGCGCGGAGCTGCACGCCAGTCCCAGCCCGCTGACCGGGGTGGGACGCGCCGCCGCCGAGCAGCCGGGGCAGGGCAACAGCCTCGCGCTGGCCATCGGCGAGGCCGTCGAGTACGCCCGGGCGGATCCCAAGCGGGCGTTCTGCATCGGCAGCGGCGAGACGTACAGCATCCTGCACCAGTCGGTGATCGGCCTGGAGGCGATCGACCAGCTCGCCGCCGTCGACGCCCCCGTGGACGCGGTGATCGGCTGCGTGGGCGCCGGCAGCAACTTCGGCGGCCTGGCCCTGCCGTTCTTCGCCGCCTGGCGGGCCGGCGAGCTGGACGTGCCCGCCGACCTGATCGCGGTCGAGTCCAGCGCCACCCCGAAGCTGACCCGTGGGGTGTACGCCTACGACCACACCGACTCCACCGGCACCGGCCCGATGGAGCCGATGTACACGATCGGCAGCGGGTACGCGATCCCCGCGTCGCACTCGGCCGGGCTGCGCTTCCACGGCGCGGCGAAGCTGATCTCCGCCATGCGGCACCGGGAGCAGATCTCGGCGCTGGCGGTGGGCCAGCGGGAGGCGCTGACCGCCGGCCGGACGTTCGCCCTGACCGAGCTGGTGCTGCCCGCGCCGGAGTCGGGTCACGCGCTGGCCGCCGCCGCCCGCGTGGCGACCGGGCGGGAGTCCGGGCACCCGGCGCGGCACGGGGTGCTGGTCTGCGTCAGCGGGCACGGCCTGCTCGACCTGGCCGCGTACGACAAGCTCCTCGCCGGTCTGCCCGAGGACCGGCCGGCCGACGCGGACGCGTTGCGGGCGGCGACGGCGTCGCTCCGCGCGGTCCACGAGATCTGA
- a CDS encoding acyl carrier protein, translated as MTDRSLINEAVKRLVVRESRLAVDPGTVDDHEPLNGDLLRVNSLGFLGMLVRLEDELDVTLPDDIFAGRVFTTVADLVDVVADVVKEES; from the coding sequence ATGACGGACCGGTCCCTGATCAACGAGGCGGTGAAACGGCTGGTCGTACGCGAGTCCCGGCTCGCGGTCGACCCCGGCACGGTCGACGACCACGAGCCCCTCAACGGCGACCTGCTGCGGGTCAACTCGCTCGGTTTCCTCGGCATGCTCGTCCGGCTGGAGGACGAGCTGGACGTGACGCTGCCGGACGACATCTTCGCCGGGCGGGTCTTCACGACCGTCGCGGACCTGGTCGACGTCGTCGCCGACGTGGTGAAGGAGGAGTCGTGA
- a CDS encoding glutamate-5-semialdehyde dehydrogenase: MTDVDEILDGATRARAELPPPGDVRYDRYCAALADRLAAGWADVLAANATDVARGTEAGLGPELVDRLALGKRHLDALVDLIARTRAALPAVTAPSAGHRAGNGATVRRLPKPLGVVLMIFEARPTVTVEGALLPVAVGNVAVLRGGSEIAATNRALAVVVGQALADAGLPAGTVRIVTDPDRRLVRALLKRHDAVDVLIPRGSPTLIDYCLTSSTIPVIASGGGVNHLYVDRSADLELAARIALDSKLGEPTACNTLELVLAHADVAEELTRALLRAGAGLTEPWLLRVDPRLTAAVPAGAPVAELTAADDGREFLERAVGIRPVAGLDEAAAHIRRFGSRHTEGVVATDPTVVDGFLARVDAAALVVNGSLRLHDGPTMALGPELSISTGRLHVRGPVDLSALLTWSWVVDAGGRLRGDGTEAA; encoded by the coding sequence GTGACCGATGTGGACGAGATCCTGGACGGCGCGACGCGGGCCCGGGCCGAGCTGCCCCCGCCCGGCGACGTGCGCTACGACCGGTACTGCGCGGCGCTCGCCGACCGGCTCGCCGCCGGCTGGGCCGACGTCCTGGCGGCGAACGCCACCGACGTGGCCCGGGGCACCGAGGCGGGCCTCGGCCCCGAACTGGTGGACCGCCTGGCGCTCGGCAAGCGCCACCTCGACGCGCTGGTCGACCTGATCGCGCGGACCCGTGCGGCGCTGCCGGCGGTGACCGCGCCGAGCGCCGGACACCGGGCCGGCAACGGCGCCACCGTACGCCGGCTGCCCAAGCCGCTCGGCGTGGTTCTGATGATCTTCGAGGCGCGGCCGACGGTGACGGTCGAGGGCGCCCTGCTCCCGGTGGCGGTCGGCAACGTGGCCGTCCTGCGCGGCGGGTCGGAGATCGCGGCCACCAACCGGGCCCTCGCCGTCGTCGTCGGGCAGGCGCTGGCGGACGCGGGGCTGCCCGCCGGCACCGTACGGATCGTCACCGACCCCGACCGCCGGCTGGTGCGGGCCCTGCTGAAGCGGCACGACGCGGTCGACGTGCTGATCCCCCGGGGCAGCCCGACGCTGATCGACTACTGCCTGACCAGCTCCACCATCCCGGTTATCGCCAGCGGCGGCGGGGTCAACCACCTCTACGTCGACCGCAGCGCCGACCTGGAACTGGCCGCCCGGATCGCGCTCGACAGCAAGCTGGGCGAGCCCACCGCGTGCAACACGCTCGAACTGGTGCTGGCCCACGCCGACGTGGCCGAGGAGCTGACCCGGGCCCTGCTGCGGGCCGGCGCCGGGCTGACCGAGCCGTGGCTGCTGCGGGTCGACCCCCGGCTGACCGCCGCCGTGCCCGCCGGGGCGCCGGTGGCCGAGCTGACCGCCGCCGACGACGGCCGCGAGTTCCTGGAACGCGCGGTCGGCATCCGGCCCGTCGCCGGCCTCGACGAGGCGGCGGCCCACATCCGCCGCTTCGGTTCCCGGCACACCGAGGGCGTGGTGGCCACCGACCCGACGGTCGTGGACGGGTTCCTGGCCAGGGTGGACGCCGCCGCGCTGGTGGTCAACGGCTCCCTGCGCCTGCACGACGGTCCGACGATGGCGCTGGGGCCGGAGCTGTCCATCAGCACGGGCCGGCTGCACGTACGCGGGCCCGTCGACCTGTCCGCCCTGCTGACCTGGAGCTGGGTCGTCGACGCCGGGGGCAGGCTGCGCGGCGACGGGACGGAGGCGGCATGA